TCGGTTCCGAAGAACAAAGAACTGCTTAAATGGATAAGGGAGCAGTCAGAGGAGAACGGCGTAATGCTCTCACTTCACGCACCCTATGCCATAAATTTGGCATCCGAGGATCCCAAAAAGAGGGAAGCAAGCATTGAGAGAATCTTATCCGCGGCCGTGGCTGCCCATAGAATGGGCGCAAGGCACATCACATTCCACCCAGGATACTACGGTAAGTTCGGGAGAGATGAGGCCTTGAAGATAGCAATAAATTCTTTGGAGCGTCTCAACAGCGTGATAAAGGGCAGAGGACTCCAAGTCGAGCTCGGCCCGGAGACCACGGGGAAGCCCTCGCAACTAGGTTCCCTAGACGACGTGCTCGCTATGGCCGAGAGTGTTGATGGTGTCGTACCGACTGTGGACTTCGCCCATATACACGTGAGGGATGGAGGCGTGATCAAGGGCAGGAAAGACTACGAGAGGATCCTAGATGAGATAGAGGGCAGGTTAGGCACGTTAGACGGTCTCATCGTGCATTTCACTGAGGTGGAGCCCACCAAGTCGGGTTACGGGGAGAGGATGCACCACGAACTGGGATCTGGCTATGGCCCCGAGTTCGAGCCCTTAGCTCAGCTCATGGTGGAAAAAGATGTCCGGTGGCTGGTGATCTCCGAGTCCCCCCTGTTAGAGAGGGACGCCCTGAAGATGAAGCTGGTCTACGAGCGCTTGAGGCGGAAACGGTGAAATATTTATAATGATGGTTGCCTCCTCTACTTCGGTGCCCGGGTGGTGTAGCCCGGTTAGCATAGGGGCCTGTCGAGCCCCAGACCCGGGTTCAAATCCCGGCCCGGGCGCCATTTCACTATATTCGCAAAGGTGAGGGCAATTCCGGGGAGGAAATACGCGATCACAGTAAAGCAGAGTAAGGCCATCATAGACAGGGCGGTCAAGGAGATAAGGA
This genomic window from Thermoproteota archaeon contains:
- a CDS encoding TIM barrel protein, which encodes MDIDRTRFGPAGYPLDAPKEEAFTYLRSIGLDGMEYQAVRSVPKNKELLKWIREQSEENGVMLSLHAPYAINLASEDPKKREASIERILSAAVAAHRMGARHITFHPGYYGKFGRDEALKIAINSLERLNSVIKGRGLQVELGPETTGKPSQLGSLDDVLAMAESVDGVVPTVDFAHIHVRDGGVIKGRKDYERILDEIEGRLGTLDGLIVHFTEVEPTKSGYGERMHHELGSGYGPEFEPLAQLMVEKDVRWLVISESPLLERDALKMKLVYERLRRKR